From the Solea senegalensis isolate Sse05_10M linkage group LG16, IFAPA_SoseM_1, whole genome shotgun sequence genome, one window contains:
- the mlh3 gene encoding DNA mismatch repair protein Mlh3 isoform X2, translating to MIKCLPKDVQGKLRSGVAVPSLQQCVEELVLNGIDAGATCVGVRVDMESLKVQVIDNGAGMSDEDMECVGNRYYTSKCSSLEDLDNLRWYGYRGEALASILSVASLVEISSRTRSSVKTHVKMFKNGKGMAVFEAEAVRPSAGTTVVICSFFHNMPVRRGRVDAVLEVERIRHRVEAISLMHPSVSFTLRNDCTGAMMVQLSKANNTYHRFVQIHSSERAKKLGEIAFAQRHFEVTGYICREGHYNSSLQFLYVNSRLLLKTRIHKLLNFLLRRLSSSNQKSDSPDGQSGLRSPKHKRNQELHGVYIINIKCPYSEYDICLDPTKTLIEFKDWDGVLFCIEEAVKDFLRRENLLDDLDSSSQEEDKRGNGNGEQARGSMLDCSAGITLASESVHRALKDVCVSEDSVCHESGPKLCKGDEAGKIQNDRYAHKDCRDEPQCDLVQLEPASEETFNKAEGSSSVRPQESELKETLNNTASTSNVTLPGDITGEMENQPVVYSNKPVLPDCQDAGGHKKISLSDPFIHERLYESLTPSLSRINKPVFLQQNLTQKAVERSFSSSSSSKSKISLDSDQDRCNNFVPVIPPKIPRIESCRRLSLWKESGSLDTFRRIFAKSDEKKLPSLETCLQNSTRLPQTNSLIFHPRNPLEDQHDGDVTQTQRIELLSSLQDPVFRVQKDTSTKSRQSLAAKICHLKRHRPVGSNLLPGVYDTTSQDNICLESSGHDIQDSNNNGNLCDTALHHKPVSGCNTSLQISEEGEDTPSDDWLHHFDASVGKTVYVNRVTGLSKYKEPPSEETHVRCTSDVTNMAVSVVSETDDGEESSNSLSSLYSKWNNPVFVRPPMVGVDISSGQADGLAVKIHNILFPYRFSKAMIKSMKVICQVDKKFLACLINTRDEEPAAHNESEGNLLVLVDQHAAHERVRLENLVADSYEEAPNASGERRLRSSNILPPLEISVTEEEQRLLRSCQAHLENLGLELKYSQAAGPQVFVGKVPLCFMERENNELKRGRPSVIKGIVEEYLREQTELLRSAGRVRGTLPLTVLKVLASLACHGAIKFNHSLSRDECHSLVASLSSCQLPFQCAHGRPSIIPLVDVVHLDKEQQKEPQKPNLQKLRRMHKAWELYGNR from the exons ATGATTAAGTGCTTGCCTAAAGACGTCCAGGGGAAACTTCGCTCCGGTGTCGCCGTGCCCTCCCTGCAACAGTGTGTGGAGGAGCTCGTCCTCAACGGCATCGATGCCGGGGCGACCTGTGTGGGGGTCAGGGTGGACATGGAGTCACTCAAAGTTCAGGTCATCGACAACGGCGCCGGGATGAGTGACGAGGACATGGAGTGTGTGGGGAACCGGTACTACACTAGCAAGTGCAGCTCTCTTGAAGACTTGGACAACCTGAGGTGGTACGGTTATAGAGGAGAAGCCCTGGCCAGTATATTATCTGTAGCATCACTTGTTGAAATCTCATCCCGGACCAGGTCATCAGTGAAAACCCACGTGAAGATGTTTAAGAACGGCAAAGGCATGGCTGTCTTCGAGGCAGAGGCTGTTCGACCCTCTGCAGGGACAACTGTTGTCATTTGTAGTTTCTTCCACAACATGCcagtgaggagagggagggtgGATGCTGTCCTGGAAGTAGAGAGGATCAGACACAGAGTGGAGGCTATTTCTCTCATGCATCCCTCCGTGTCCTTCACCCTGAGGAATGACTGCACAGGAGCCATGATGGTACAGCTCAGTAAAGCCAACAACACCTACCACAGGTTTGTTCAAATACACAGCAGCGAGCGAGCAAAGAAACTGGGAGAAATTGCCTTTGCACAGAGGCATTTTGAAGTGACTGGTTACATCTGCAGAGAGGGCCACTACAACAGTAGCCTACAGTTCCTGTATGTAAATAGTCGACTGCTGCTGAAGACTCGGATACACAAGTTGTTGAACTTTCTCCTGCGCAGACTGAGCAGTTCAAATCAGAAAAGTGACAGTCCGGATGGGCAGTCTGGACTCAGGAGTCCAAAGCACAAGCGAAACCAAGAGCTGCATGGCGTATACATCATCAATATCAAATGCCCCTACTCTGAGTATGACATTTGTCTTGATCCCACTAAAACGCTAATAGAGTTTAAAGATTGGGACGGTGTTTTGTTCTGCATCGAAGAGGCAGTGAAAGATTTCCTCCGCAGGGAGAATTTGTTAGATGATTTGGACTCTTCATCCCAAGAGGAGGACAAACGTGGCAATGGCAACGGTGAACAAGCAAGAGGTTCCATGCTGGACTGCAGTGCTGGGATAACACTGGCATCTGAATCTGTTCATCGTGCACTCAAAGATGTCTGTGTTTCAGAGGACAGTGTTTGCCACGAGTCAGGTCCAAAGCTATGTAAAGGAGACGAGgctggaaaaatacaaaatgacagATATGCACACAAAGACTGCAGAGATGAGCCACAGTGTGATCTGGTTCAGCTGGAACCTGCGTCTGAGGAAACATTCAATAAAGCGGAAGGCTCAAGTTCAGTCAGACCACAAGAGAGTGAATTAAAAGAAACACTGAACAATACTGCCTCAACCAGCAATGTAACCTTACCAGGTGACATCACTGGAGAAATGGAGAATCAGCCTGTTGTATACAGTAATAAGCCAGTGTTACCTGATTGTCAGGATGCAGGGGGTCACAAAAAGATCAGTCTGTCTGACCCATTCATACATGAAAGGCTGTATGAAAGTCTGACTCCGAGCCTGTCCCGTATTAACAAACCAGTATTTCTGCAGCAAAATCTGACACAGAAAGCAGTGGAGagatctttttcttcttcttcttcttcaaagagCAAAATTTCCCTGGATTCAGACCAAGACAGATGCAACAACTTTGTGCCTGTCATTCCCCCAAAGATTCCCAGAATTGAATCTTGCCGGAGGTTGTCGTTATGGAAGGAGTCTGGATCGCTTGACACATTTAGAAGAATATTTGCCAAATCAGATGAAAAGAAATTGCCCTCTCTGGAGACATGTTTGCAGAACAGTACTAGACTTCCTCAGACCAACAGTCTCATTTTTCATCCCAGGAATCCATTGGAAGATCAGCATGATGGTGAtgttacacagacacagagaattGAGTTACTAAGCAGTCTCCAAGACCCAGTTTTCAGAGTGCAAAAAGACACCTCCACTAAAAGCAGACAATCTTTGGCTGCTAAAATCTGCCATTTGAAACGACACAGGCCAGTGGGTTCAAACCTGTTGCCAGGCGTTTATGACACTACCTCGCAGGACAATATCTGTCTCGAGAGTAGTGGCCATGACATCCAAGACAGTAACAACAATGGCAATCTCTGTGATACTGCACTCCATCACAAACCAGTCTCAGGTTGCAATACAAGCCTTCAAATATCTGAAGAGGGAGAGGACACGCCATCAGATGACTGGCTCCATCACTTTGATGCATCTGTGGGGAAGACGGTGTATGTCAACAGAGTGACCGGCCTGAGCAAATACAAAGAGCCGCCTTCTGAAGAAACACATGTGCGCTGCACATCTGATGTCACCAACATGGCGGTCAGTGTCGTCTCTGAAACTG ATGACGGCGAGGAGAGCTCTAATTCACTTTCCTCATTGTACTCAAAGTGGAATAACCCCGTGTTTGTCCGACCTCCCATG GTTGGTGTGGACATCTCAAGTGGGCAAGCTGATGGACTGGCTGTAAAAATCCATAATATCCTGTTTCCATACCGCTTTTCTAAGGCCATGATTAAGTCAATGAAG GTTATTTGCCAAGTGGATAAGAAGTTTCTCGCATGTCTTATTAACACAAGAGACGAGGAACCTGCAGCGCACAATGAATCTGAGG GAAATCTTCTGGTGCTGGTGGATCAACATGCCGCACATGAGAGAGTTCGACTTGAAAATTTGGTTGCAG ATTCCTATGAAGAGGCTCCAAATGCATCGGGGGAGAGACGTTTGCGTTCCTCAAATATTTTGCCACCTCTTGAGATAAGTgtaacagaggaggagcagaggctgCTGAG GTCTTGTCAGGCACATTTAGAGAATTTGGGGCTGGAGTTGAAGTACTCGCAGGCAGCAGGTCCACAAGTGTTTGTGGGGAAGGTCCCACTGTGCTTCATGGAAAGAGAGAATAACGAGTTGAAGCGCGGACGACCATCTGTTATCAAGGGTATCGTTGAG GAGTATCTCAGAGAGCAGACCGAG TTACTCCGCTCAGCTGGTAGAGTGAGGGGAACTTTGCCTCTCACTGTGCTCAAAGTTCTTGCCTCCCTAGCTTGTCATg GTGCCATCAAATTCAACCACAGCCTGAGCAGAGACGAATGCCACAGTTTGGTCGCATCCTTATCGTCTTGCCAGCTGCCCTTCCAGTGCGCCCATGGCCGTCCTTCCATTATTCCTCTGGTAGACGTTGTCCATTTGGATAAAGAGCAGCAGAAG GAACCACAGAAACCGAATCTCCAAAAGCTGAGAAGAATGCATAAAGCGTGGGAACTATATGGAAATAGATGA
- the mlh3 gene encoding DNA mismatch repair protein Mlh3 isoform X1, with amino-acid sequence MIKCLPKDVQGKLRSGVAVPSLQQCVEELVLNGIDAGATCVGVRVDMESLKVQVIDNGAGMSDEDMECVGNRYYTSKCSSLEDLDNLRWYGYRGEALASILSVASLVEISSRTRSSVKTHVKMFKNGKGMAVFEAEAVRPSAGTTVVICSFFHNMPVRRGRVDAVLEVERIRHRVEAISLMHPSVSFTLRNDCTGAMMVQLSKANNTYHRFVQIHSSERAKKLGEIAFAQRHFEVTGYICREGHYNSSLQFLYVNSRLLLKTRIHKLLNFLLRRLSSSNQKSDSPDGQSGLRSPKHKRNQELHGVYIINIKCPYSEYDICLDPTKTLIEFKDWDGVLFCIEEAVKDFLRRENLLDDLDSSSQEEDKRGNGNGEQARGSMLDCSAGITLASESVHRALKDVCVSEDSVCHESGPKLCKGDEAGKIQNDRYAHKDCRDEPQCDLVQLEPASEETFNKAEGSSSVRPQESELKETLNNTASTSNVTLPGDITGEMENQPVVYSNKPVLPDCQDAGGHKKISLSDPFIHERLYESLTPSLSRINKPVFLQQNLTQKAVERSFSSSSSSKSKISLDSDQDRCNNFVPVIPPKIPRIESCRRLSLWKESGSLDTFRRIFAKSDEKKLPSLETCLQNSTRLPQTNSLIFHPRNPLEDQHDGDVTQTQRIELLSSLQDPVFRVQKDTSTKSRQSLAAKICHLKRHRPVGSNLLPGVYDTTSQDNICLESSGHDIQDSNNNGNLCDTALHHKPVSGCNTSLQISEEGEDTPSDDWLHHFDASVGKTVYVNRVTGLSKYKEPPSEETHVRCTSDVTNMAVSVVSETGMEYRCYPFQMDIVLPFLPKSRTERVISSGLDGKDDGEESSNSLSSLYSKWNNPVFVRPPMVGVDISSGQADGLAVKIHNILFPYRFSKAMIKSMKVICQVDKKFLACLINTRDEEPAAHNESEGNLLVLVDQHAAHERVRLENLVADSYEEAPNASGERRLRSSNILPPLEISVTEEEQRLLRSCQAHLENLGLELKYSQAAGPQVFVGKVPLCFMERENNELKRGRPSVIKGIVEEYLREQTELLRSAGRVRGTLPLTVLKVLASLACHGAIKFNHSLSRDECHSLVASLSSCQLPFQCAHGRPSIIPLVDVVHLDKEQQKEPQKPNLQKLRRMHKAWELYGNR; translated from the exons ATGATTAAGTGCTTGCCTAAAGACGTCCAGGGGAAACTTCGCTCCGGTGTCGCCGTGCCCTCCCTGCAACAGTGTGTGGAGGAGCTCGTCCTCAACGGCATCGATGCCGGGGCGACCTGTGTGGGGGTCAGGGTGGACATGGAGTCACTCAAAGTTCAGGTCATCGACAACGGCGCCGGGATGAGTGACGAGGACATGGAGTGTGTGGGGAACCGGTACTACACTAGCAAGTGCAGCTCTCTTGAAGACTTGGACAACCTGAGGTGGTACGGTTATAGAGGAGAAGCCCTGGCCAGTATATTATCTGTAGCATCACTTGTTGAAATCTCATCCCGGACCAGGTCATCAGTGAAAACCCACGTGAAGATGTTTAAGAACGGCAAAGGCATGGCTGTCTTCGAGGCAGAGGCTGTTCGACCCTCTGCAGGGACAACTGTTGTCATTTGTAGTTTCTTCCACAACATGCcagtgaggagagggagggtgGATGCTGTCCTGGAAGTAGAGAGGATCAGACACAGAGTGGAGGCTATTTCTCTCATGCATCCCTCCGTGTCCTTCACCCTGAGGAATGACTGCACAGGAGCCATGATGGTACAGCTCAGTAAAGCCAACAACACCTACCACAGGTTTGTTCAAATACACAGCAGCGAGCGAGCAAAGAAACTGGGAGAAATTGCCTTTGCACAGAGGCATTTTGAAGTGACTGGTTACATCTGCAGAGAGGGCCACTACAACAGTAGCCTACAGTTCCTGTATGTAAATAGTCGACTGCTGCTGAAGACTCGGATACACAAGTTGTTGAACTTTCTCCTGCGCAGACTGAGCAGTTCAAATCAGAAAAGTGACAGTCCGGATGGGCAGTCTGGACTCAGGAGTCCAAAGCACAAGCGAAACCAAGAGCTGCATGGCGTATACATCATCAATATCAAATGCCCCTACTCTGAGTATGACATTTGTCTTGATCCCACTAAAACGCTAATAGAGTTTAAAGATTGGGACGGTGTTTTGTTCTGCATCGAAGAGGCAGTGAAAGATTTCCTCCGCAGGGAGAATTTGTTAGATGATTTGGACTCTTCATCCCAAGAGGAGGACAAACGTGGCAATGGCAACGGTGAACAAGCAAGAGGTTCCATGCTGGACTGCAGTGCTGGGATAACACTGGCATCTGAATCTGTTCATCGTGCACTCAAAGATGTCTGTGTTTCAGAGGACAGTGTTTGCCACGAGTCAGGTCCAAAGCTATGTAAAGGAGACGAGgctggaaaaatacaaaatgacagATATGCACACAAAGACTGCAGAGATGAGCCACAGTGTGATCTGGTTCAGCTGGAACCTGCGTCTGAGGAAACATTCAATAAAGCGGAAGGCTCAAGTTCAGTCAGACCACAAGAGAGTGAATTAAAAGAAACACTGAACAATACTGCCTCAACCAGCAATGTAACCTTACCAGGTGACATCACTGGAGAAATGGAGAATCAGCCTGTTGTATACAGTAATAAGCCAGTGTTACCTGATTGTCAGGATGCAGGGGGTCACAAAAAGATCAGTCTGTCTGACCCATTCATACATGAAAGGCTGTATGAAAGTCTGACTCCGAGCCTGTCCCGTATTAACAAACCAGTATTTCTGCAGCAAAATCTGACACAGAAAGCAGTGGAGagatctttttcttcttcttcttcttcaaagagCAAAATTTCCCTGGATTCAGACCAAGACAGATGCAACAACTTTGTGCCTGTCATTCCCCCAAAGATTCCCAGAATTGAATCTTGCCGGAGGTTGTCGTTATGGAAGGAGTCTGGATCGCTTGACACATTTAGAAGAATATTTGCCAAATCAGATGAAAAGAAATTGCCCTCTCTGGAGACATGTTTGCAGAACAGTACTAGACTTCCTCAGACCAACAGTCTCATTTTTCATCCCAGGAATCCATTGGAAGATCAGCATGATGGTGAtgttacacagacacagagaattGAGTTACTAAGCAGTCTCCAAGACCCAGTTTTCAGAGTGCAAAAAGACACCTCCACTAAAAGCAGACAATCTTTGGCTGCTAAAATCTGCCATTTGAAACGACACAGGCCAGTGGGTTCAAACCTGTTGCCAGGCGTTTATGACACTACCTCGCAGGACAATATCTGTCTCGAGAGTAGTGGCCATGACATCCAAGACAGTAACAACAATGGCAATCTCTGTGATACTGCACTCCATCACAAACCAGTCTCAGGTTGCAATACAAGCCTTCAAATATCTGAAGAGGGAGAGGACACGCCATCAGATGACTGGCTCCATCACTTTGATGCATCTGTGGGGAAGACGGTGTATGTCAACAGAGTGACCGGCCTGAGCAAATACAAAGAGCCGCCTTCTGAAGAAACACATGTGCGCTGCACATCTGATGTCACCAACATGGCGGTCAGTGTCGTCTCTGAAACTG GGATGGAATACAGATGTTACCCATTTCAGATGGATATAGTTTTGCCCTTCCTGCCTAAATccaggacagagagagtgattAGTTCAGGGCTTGATGGCAAAG ATGACGGCGAGGAGAGCTCTAATTCACTTTCCTCATTGTACTCAAAGTGGAATAACCCCGTGTTTGTCCGACCTCCCATG GTTGGTGTGGACATCTCAAGTGGGCAAGCTGATGGACTGGCTGTAAAAATCCATAATATCCTGTTTCCATACCGCTTTTCTAAGGCCATGATTAAGTCAATGAAG GTTATTTGCCAAGTGGATAAGAAGTTTCTCGCATGTCTTATTAACACAAGAGACGAGGAACCTGCAGCGCACAATGAATCTGAGG GAAATCTTCTGGTGCTGGTGGATCAACATGCCGCACATGAGAGAGTTCGACTTGAAAATTTGGTTGCAG ATTCCTATGAAGAGGCTCCAAATGCATCGGGGGAGAGACGTTTGCGTTCCTCAAATATTTTGCCACCTCTTGAGATAAGTgtaacagaggaggagcagaggctgCTGAG GTCTTGTCAGGCACATTTAGAGAATTTGGGGCTGGAGTTGAAGTACTCGCAGGCAGCAGGTCCACAAGTGTTTGTGGGGAAGGTCCCACTGTGCTTCATGGAAAGAGAGAATAACGAGTTGAAGCGCGGACGACCATCTGTTATCAAGGGTATCGTTGAG GAGTATCTCAGAGAGCAGACCGAG TTACTCCGCTCAGCTGGTAGAGTGAGGGGAACTTTGCCTCTCACTGTGCTCAAAGTTCTTGCCTCCCTAGCTTGTCATg GTGCCATCAAATTCAACCACAGCCTGAGCAGAGACGAATGCCACAGTTTGGTCGCATCCTTATCGTCTTGCCAGCTGCCCTTCCAGTGCGCCCATGGCCGTCCTTCCATTATTCCTCTGGTAGACGTTGTCCATTTGGATAAAGAGCAGCAGAAG GAACCACAGAAACCGAATCTCCAAAAGCTGAGAAGAATGCATAAAGCGTGGGAACTATATGGAAATAGATGA
- the fosaa gene encoding proto-oncogene c-Fos — protein sequence MFHINLTPDMDSVSATSRSPVVGTLCQKTPEDEASSPASSSSESNAKDVCQSVEDTPFVPTVTAISSTPDFQWMVQPTIITSISPSLGSNQANEPQSAHQTTPKAGGNKGKNAARKGKPEQLSPEEEEKKRVRRERNKMAAAKCRNRRRELTDTLQAETDTLEEEKSALETEIANLLKEKERLEFILATHKPLCQMSEELEVIFQEPAASMELSSGPDVDRPPEDGAQEAPSLQDMDVSSDPSTAISGNSNILLCASAEINICDLEPSLDMKEGLLDSMLPSLEEKTPMETARSVPDIDLSSSLGLSDWETLYKSVSSDLEPLSTPVVTSTPTCSSYLSMFTFACPELDSVPEGLDSHKSGGGAKAESVDILNSPTLLAL from the exons ATGTTTCACATCAACCTGACGCCTGACATGGATTCAGTCTCTGCCACAAGCCGGTCTCCTGTTGTCGGGACACTGTGCCAGAAGACGCCAGAAGATGAGGCGAGCtctccagcctcctcctcctccgagaGCAACGCAAAG GACGTCTGCCAGAGTGTTGAAGACACTCCATTTGTGCCGACAGTCACTGCGATCTCCTCCACCCCAGATTTTCAGTGGATGGTCCAGCCTACGATTATCACATCCATCTCCCCGTCTCTGGGAAGCAACCAAGCCAATGAACCCCAAAGCGCCCATCAGACAACACCCAAAGCAGGCGGGAATAAGGGGAAAAATGCTGCCAGAAAGGGGAAACCCGAGCAG CTCtctccagaggaggaggagaaaaagagggtgaggagggagaggaatAAAATGGCTGCAGCAAAGTGTCGCAACAGACGGAGGGAACTCACAGATACACTGCAAGCT GAGACAGACACGCTGGAAGAGGAAAAATCAGCCCTGGAGACAGAAATAGCCAACCTCCTGAAAGAGAAAGAGCGCCTTGAATTCATCCTCGCCACTCATAAACCGCTGTGCCAAATGTCAGAGGAGCTCGAGGTGATTTTCCAGGAGCCCGCAGCGTCCATGGAGCTGTCATCCGGTCCAGACGTGGACAGACCTCCAGAGGACGGCGCCCAGGAAGCCCCTTCACTCCAGGACATGGACGTCTCCAGTGATCCGTCCACAGCCATCTCTGGGAACTCCAACATCCTGCTGTGTGCCAGTGCTGAAATCAACATCTGCGACCTGGAGCCCTCTCTGGACATGAAGGAGGGGCTGCTGGACAGCATGTTACCCAGTTTGGAAGAGAAGACTCCCATGGAGACGGCTCGGTCCGTGCCAGACATAGACCTGAGCAGTTCACTCGGGCTCTCCGACTGGGAGACCCTGTACAAATCCGTGTCGAGCGACCTGGAGCCTCTCAGCACTCCCGTGGTGACCTCCACCCCCACGTGCAGCAGCTACCTGTCCATGTTCACATTTGCTTGTCCCGAGCTGGACTCTGTCCCAGAGGGACTGGACAGCCATAAAAGTGGAGGAGGGGCCAAAGCCGAGTCCGTCGACATCCTCAACTCGCCGACTCTCCTCGCTTTATAA
- the jdp2a gene encoding jun dimerization protein 2 encodes MQRFPLFKIYSRPSADQKRGHLLHLGSKSAVVTTESDAMPGQIPDPSVTAGSLPSLGPLAGISATTLTDKLKFSDLQEFGTMLSPLHFLDSLGKRPLAIKTERDEEEERRHRRREKNKVAAARCRNKKKERTDYLQKESERLEMLNSDLKAQIEELKLERQQLILMLNRHRPTCIVRTDSVKTPESEVNPLLQQLEAE; translated from the exons ATGCAACGGTTCCCACTTTTTAAAATCTACTCTCGACCCTCGGCTGACCAGAAGAGAGGACATTTGTTGCACCTGGGATCAAAGTCAG CTGTGGTCACGACCGAGTCTGACGCGATGCCAGGACAAATCCCAGATCCCTCTGTGACGGCAGGCTCGCTGCCCAGCCTGGGCCCACTGGCCGGGATCTCGGCCACCACGCTGACTGACAAACTGAAATTCAGTGACCTCCAGGAGTTTGGGACGATGCTCTCACCTCTGCACTTCCTGGACAGCCTAGGGAAACGGCCCCTAGCCATCAAAACAGAG agagatgaagaagaagagaggaggcaCCGAAGgcgagagaaaaacaaagtggcTGCAGCTCGATGtcgaaacaaaaagaaagagaggacgGATTATCTACAAAAG GAGTCAGAGCGATTAGAGATGCTGAACTCTGACCTCAAAGCGCAGATCGAGGAGCTGAAGCTGGAGCGGCAGCAGCTGATCCTCATGCTTAACCGCCATCGCCCCACGTGCATCGTCAGGACGGACAGTGTCAAAACCCCGGAGAGCGAGGTGAAcccgctgctgcagcagctggaggctgagtaa